In the genome of Desulfovibrio sp. Huiquan2017, the window GGATTGCAGGGCGGTATAAATGATGACCGGCGGGCCGCCGACGCCCAGACTGCCACCGAGCAGTCCCGAGCAGAACCCGGCCAGGACTGTCAGCGGCGTCCCGGAGTTCCGGGGTTTCGGTCTGGATAAAAACTGATGGCCGGTGAAGAGTACCGTGATAATGCCCACAACGATGGACAGTCCCTGGGCGGGAGCATGCTGGAGGGCATAGACCCCCAGCGGGATGCCGGTCATACCTGCGGCCATCAGTGTGAAAGCGCATTTGAGTTGGACACTCTTGCGCAATCGCACGCTCAGGTAGAGACTGATGATCACCGCCAGAAGGCTCATGAGGGGCACGCTGGTTTTGATGCTCAGAAAGAATCCGAGCAGGGGGATGGCGATAAGGCCGAATCCGAACCCGGTCATGCCCTGAAGAAAAGCGGCGGCGAGCACTATGAAGAAGACAGCGGTTGTTTCGAGCATGGACCGTGGGTACTGCATTTGTGTCCGGCTGCCAATGGGCGGACGGCCAAATAGGACGGAAAAACAGTTGCCACCAAATTGGCTCACAGGGTATAGCTATCTACAAATGCGAATCCGTTTTTAACTAATCCTAGTTTTTCAGGAGGTTGAGTTATGGCCATTGTTATTGATCACGATGAATGTATCGGTTGTGAATCCTGCGTCGAGATCTGTCCCGAAGTCTTTGAAATGGATGCGGATGGGGAAAAGGCCACGGTCATCGCCCCCGATTCCACTCTGGACTGTGTGGATGAGGCCATTGAGACCTGCCCCAATGAGGCTATCTCTAAGTCGTAATTAAATTGCTGAAAAAAAAGACCGCCTCGGAAAGGCGGTCTTTT includes:
- a CDS encoding sulfite exporter TauE/SafE family protein, coding for MQYPRSMLETTAVFFIVLAAAFLQGMTGFGFGLIAIPLLGFFLSIKTSVPLMSLLAVIISLYLSVRLRKSVQLKCAFTLMAAGMTGIPLGVYALQHAPAQGLSIVVGIITVLFTGHQFLSRPKPRNSGTPLTVLAGFCSGLLGGSLGVGGPPVIIYTALQSWTKEQAKATLASFFALSGLLIISLQAASGMITSEVLHLYALSLPALLAGIFLGAKAYEHLSDRGYRQLTLGLVFLLGCMMLYRNI
- a CDS encoding ferredoxin, translated to MAIVIDHDECIGCESCVEICPEVFEMDADGEKATVIAPDSTLDCVDEAIETCPNEAISKS